In Verrucomicrobiia bacterium, the genomic window CTGCGCCATTCTTATGCCGTTGAGTTCGATTTCAGTGGTGTTGTTTGCCTGCGGCGCTACCCACTGGGCGGCTGAACGGGCGGGGATCAAGCCATGATCTGCATCTTACCTCGGGACTTCGTAACATGAACTACATCTCTAATCCGGCAATGCTTCTCCCTCTCCCCTTCCGACTCGCCGCGCCGTCGCGCCGTCGCAGCGGGAGGGGAGAGGGCCGGGGAGAGGCTTGGGGAGAGGGGTCCCTCCCTGCAGTCCAGCCCATGGCTCCATCTCTATGAGCGTCATCCTCATTTTAATTCTCGCCAGCCTTGCGGTGGCTCTTTTCTTCCTGGGGGTCTTCATCTGGGCCGTCCGCTCCGGCCAGTTTGAGGACACCTGCACCCCATCGCTGCGCGTCCTGAGCGAGGACGACGCCGCGGGACAAAATATTTCCCAACCGACAACCAAAA contains:
- the ccoS gene encoding cbb3-type cytochrome oxidase assembly protein CcoS → MSVILILILASLAVALFFLGVFIWAVRSGQFEDTCTPSLRVLSEDDAAGQNISQPTTKTNHP